In Candidatus Defluviilinea proxima, a single genomic region encodes these proteins:
- the hflX gene encoding GTPase HflX, with protein MAKKIPENTKAPRERAFLVGVELFQQKTLLPLEDSLTELALLADTSGLEVVGELTQKLDRPHVKTYIGPGKLDELKALVEETLSQVVIFDDELSPRHQRELQLALGKNVRVLDRTALILDIFAQHAHTSEGMLQVELAQYEYYLPRLTGQWTHLERQAGGGGGRAGSTGGVGLRGPGETQLEVDKRAIRKRIAHLKKELEKVRAHRMRYRAQRKRSRIPTVALVGYTNAGKSTLLNRLTKSDVYVADQLFATLDPTTRKVELFGGYQALFTDTVGFIQKLPTSLVEAFHATLEEITEADLLLHVVDISHHNAMNQAEAVQETLDTLEAQHIPVITALNKVDRLRNPESAKDSLKGFSKAVAISAVDGSGIKDLLRLIQEELYETYTPIRVKLPYQQGALISLFHEAGQVELVEHGRGGVFMQGRIPGRLVAQFNNWQVSNNHTEEEEEEL; from the coding sequence ATGGCTAAAAAAATTCCAGAAAATACCAAAGCTCCGCGCGAACGGGCATTTCTTGTTGGCGTGGAACTCTTTCAACAAAAGACGCTTCTTCCACTGGAAGATTCGCTGACAGAACTTGCGCTACTGGCCGATACATCTGGCCTGGAAGTAGTCGGTGAATTGACACAGAAGCTGGACCGCCCACACGTAAAAACGTACATCGGCCCCGGCAAATTGGATGAACTCAAGGCACTCGTTGAAGAGACTTTATCGCAAGTCGTCATTTTCGATGACGAACTTTCTCCGCGTCACCAACGTGAACTCCAACTGGCACTCGGCAAAAATGTCCGCGTGTTAGATCGGACTGCGTTGATCCTCGACATCTTTGCGCAACACGCTCACACCAGCGAGGGCATGTTGCAGGTAGAACTCGCACAATATGAATATTACCTGCCACGCCTCACCGGTCAATGGACACACCTTGAGCGTCAGGCAGGTGGCGGCGGTGGACGTGCAGGCTCAACAGGCGGCGTAGGTCTGCGTGGCCCCGGCGAAACGCAATTGGAAGTAGACAAACGCGCCATCCGCAAGCGCATCGCACATCTCAAAAAAGAACTAGAGAAGGTACGAGCACACCGCATGCGGTATCGTGCACAACGTAAACGTTCTCGTATTCCGACAGTTGCGCTTGTTGGATACACCAACGCAGGCAAGTCCACGCTACTGAATAGGCTCACTAAATCAGACGTATATGTGGCCGATCAACTCTTTGCCACGCTTGACCCCACCACCCGTAAAGTGGAACTCTTTGGTGGTTATCAAGCTTTGTTCACCGATACAGTCGGCTTCATTCAAAAATTGCCGACCTCATTGGTGGAAGCCTTCCATGCCACGCTTGAGGAAATCACCGAAGCTGACCTGCTCTTGCATGTCGTTGATATTTCACATCACAACGCCATGAATCAAGCCGAAGCTGTGCAAGAAACGCTCGACACACTGGAAGCGCAGCATATCCCCGTTATCACTGCGCTCAACAAAGTGGATCGCTTGCGCAATCCCGAATCTGCCAAAGATTCGTTGAAAGGCTTTTCGAAAGCCGTAGCAATTTCCGCTGTAGATGGAAGCGGTATCAAAGATCTGTTGAGGCTTATTCAGGAGGAGTTGTACGAAACGTATACACCGATCCGCGTAAAACTTCCATATCAACAAGGCGCATTGATCTCGTTATTCCATGAAGCAGGTCAAGTGGAACTCGTCGAACATGGGCGTGGCGGCGTGTTCATGCAAGGACGCATCCCCGGACGCCTGGTGGCACAGTTTAATAACTGGCAGGTTTCAAATAATCACACCGAAGAAGAGGAAGAAGAATTATGA